Proteins encoded within one genomic window of Eleutherodactylus coqui strain aEleCoq1 chromosome 1, aEleCoq1.hap1, whole genome shotgun sequence:
- the LOC136614637 gene encoding leucine-rich colipase-like protein 1, whose protein sequence is MTQFRMMTILLFVCLSLCFKVAQSELKYMYSPCRISDECDSKCCHRDDPNGAGICIPYSPQSCYGSHIGERCYNSNECYSWCCHQLPYDETIAICVPRSTEPVKCFGPNLGDSCYSSDNCYSGCCSRRNIRNAVAECVPKEESCKCFGSDVGDFCSLSKICNSGCCQRRLSLTGADESRCAPKAAENQFCDPIPTARLYSYCPCESGLKCAKSGTGHRICKKPNTENFRV, encoded by the exons ATGACACAATTTAGGATGATGACCAtcttgctgtttgtgtgcctatcGCTCTGTTTCAAAGTTGCACAGTCTGAATTAAAG TACATGTATAGTCCATGTAGGATTAGTGACGAATGTGACAGCAAGTGTTGCCACAGGGATGACCCGAACGGCGCTGGTATATGTATCCCATACTCCCCTCAGTCATGTTACGGCTCG CACATTGGAGAGCGATGTTATAACAGTAATGAATGTTATAGCTGGTGCTGCCACCAGTTGCCCTACGATGAGACCATTGCCATATGTGTGCCAAGATCAACAGAGCCTGTGAAATGTTTTGGCCCG AACCTTGGAGATTCATGTTATTCTAGTGATAATTGCTATAGTGGGTGTTGCTCCAGGAGAAATATTCGCAACGCAGTTGCCGAATGCGTACCAAAAGAAGAATCTTGTAAATGTTTTGGTTCG GACGTTggagatttctgttctctaagtaAAATATGTAATAGTGGATGTTGCCAAAGAAGACTCTCATTGACCGGTGCTGATGAAAGTAGATGTGCACCAAAAGCAGCAGAGAATCAGTTCTGTGACCCTATA CCTACTGCTCGGCTCTACAGTTACTGCCCGTGTGAGAGTGGACTTAAATGTGCAAAGAGCGGGACCGGCCATAGAATCTGCAAGAAGCCAAACACAGAGAATTTTAGAGTTTAG